DNA sequence from the Hirundo rustica isolate bHirRus1 chromosome 25, bHirRus1.pri.v3, whole genome shotgun sequence genome:
GGAAATGAAGCAGCTGTAGCATAATTCCACTCATAGAGACACGAGGATGAAGAGATTTAACTGTGTTTGGCAGGAGCAAGAAGGAGCAGGGGGAATGGATGAGCCAAGGGCTGATTAAAAACCCCATCCAGGTGGAACCTGTGCTTGGCCACAGCAGCACCAACCCTGGAGTGACTCAAATCCCTCAAGGAACAACCAGGAATGGCTGTGAGGGGGATGGAGACTCCTGCTCCGCTTGGCCTTACAAAAGGCTGAAGAGAAGCGAGGCAGGGAGTgggcaggcagtgctgcaggagtgcTGATTTACAGTGAGATCATGGGCAACTCTTCCTGCTGCGTTTTCCTCCCTCAGCTGAGCTGTTCCTGGCTGCATGCATGGACAAGTGGAACGGTGCTACTGTGGTGCTAAAAATAACAAACCCCAAATACGAGCTATTCCATGAAAACTGGGAGAGCTTTGCAAGCAACCTGACCCCAAGGAATCAGTCTTCTGGTGGATTCAGCCTTTCCTGTAAAAGTGCCCCCTTGAGTTATCAAGCAGCTGAGCATAAATCATCTTTTCCACCTATTTTTCTTTGTAGGGAAATGTTTCAGGACAGACCAAAATCTGAGGTGTGTGATGCAACTCCGTggatttcagcagagctgctctggcttGGGCTGCTCCAAAATTACAGGAGATTTCTGAAGATATGGTCTGAGTGTTcatctgcagggagcagggatcctGAGCCAGCTGTTCCTTATCACCAACCAGAACCAGAACCGAGCCCGCAGTGCCCTGGTCACGGGGTCCATCCCCACGTGGCCCTGCCACGTGCTCGAGGTTGTCCAGCCCGTGCTCCGTGGTTGTGCTGAGGGAAGCAGGACCTGCCCAATTCTGCTGGAGCTGATTATTAAAATTGCAGCAGGTTTCCAGAATGGCTGATAAAAAACTGCATCCGCAAGCTCCTTctgccctggtgctgccaggcttggctgctgctgcccagcctgggaGGGCTGGATGCAATCCCTGCCCAGCAAGGGCAGCACGTGCCGGGAAAAGGCTCTGGAGCCCTTCTCCCGTCCTGTGCGTCCAGCTCTGGGTTTGGCACATCCATCATCACCCCGGTGCTGCTGAGGGTAATTGGAGATTAGGCACCTCCACACCCTCGGAGGCTGGGCTCGCGCACGCCTCAGAGTGCCCTCAGAGTCGCTGGAATTGTTTGGGTGATGCAAGGGGCAatccagaggagcagctcccagccctggtggcCTGGGTCCTGCAGCGGTGTGTGCGGGCAGGGGTGAATTGGCAGAGTGACACAAGTGGGTCAAGGCACCTGTTGGGTGTTGTAGGTCAGGCACTGAGAGGAAAATCAGCGCTTCCCACTGCCTAAATGACGAGTGGATAACTTCCCGTCCTGGCTGGCATTTATCCCTGACCCCAGGAATGTGCTCCAGAATGGGACACAGCCACGTCCTTCAGGTGGGGGAAACCAAGTGAGCAGCCCCCAAAAGTTCTGGTGCTGATGGGTCCAGTGCTTCCCCTCCTGACCTGCTGCAGGAACTCCTCTCCAGGGATAAAGCCTAGGAGAGAAGCAGCCAAGCCCTTGTGTAGTTTGTGGTTTGGCCTGCTGCCCACTCTGCCCTTCAAGCAGGAAATTCTCAAAGGGAAGGGAGTGCTTTGTGAAGCTCCCTGCAGACTCTGCTCTGCTTTAGTCACAGCTCAGCATCAGGtcagctgccactgctggaaGCTGACCAGGCAGACTGATGGCGCCTACAGAAAGTCTTTAAGCAACTTTTCCACCTTGATCATTTTCCCCTCATCTTTTTTTGTCCCTTCCGTCCTTGATTGCTGTTATTCAAGCCTGAGATAATGCACTCCTGATATCACTGAGATGGGAGAGACAAGCAAGAAGCAAGAGATcaaagggaggagaaggaagagaagatgccaaaggcaggagaagaaagagaggaagatgCCAAACACTTCCTTGATTTACCTACTTTACATACCCGGGACAGAGTTTCAGAAATCCTTCATGTACGCAATTTGGGGAGTTCTGGGGTTACCACGTAGTCCCCAGACAGAGGAGGCTGTGGAAGGGcatcctccttcccccagctgagggagcagctgggaaggcGCATCCAGAAAGCCCAGGAGGCCCTTGGCACCCGAGTGTTGGCTGGGCTTGCAAAGGAGCGCGGCCGGGAGGAGGCGGAGAAGCGCTGCGGCTCTAACGCATCTGTCTGCTTCCCTCTGCCGgtggaaggaggggaaaggaaggatCCCGAAAATCCGGGATCCGCATACACGGGTCAGCTGCACAAGAAGTAACTCCACCGCGTGCTTTGAATGTGCGCCCGAAGAAACGCAAGGCGTGTGTCCCGGAGGGCTCAAAAACGTGGGGAAAACAGGGCCAGAGCTGGTGGGTGGGAGACGGGGAGGTGGCACAACTGAGATCATCTATCTGGAGCTATTTCCAGGCTAAAACCACGAATACTGCACTACCATCCCTCCTTCTGTTACCAGTTGTgattacaaaattaatttaattaccTTGATCTAAACTTGGTTGCTATTCTTGTCACAGAACAGGATCATTATCAGTagcaaaaaaccaaccaaccaaccaaccaaaaaaaaaaaaccaaaaaaacccccaccccccaaaaaaccaaacccaaaccccaacaaacctcTCATAAacttgaaacatttttgttaCTCATTTGGTTATACTGAAATCCTTTTGATTGatacttaaatatatatatatatatatatttccctCCAGTTTGAGATCCCTTTCCTAGGGTGTTTATAAGGATATCTGGAAACCTAAGAAGAACAGCTAAGGATAGCAACACTGAATATGGAGATGTAGGAAACATGTGAACACAACAGCAGCTTTCATTTGAAATGGGATGTGTAAGATAAAGGCAAATCCAACAATAATGCAGTATTCCCATCAGAAAATCAGCAGTTACTCCTGAATTTCATTTccctgtttcatttttaaaaacccttgGGAGCACTGCTGTTGACGAATGCTTTGTTTGATGGCATTTCTTATTCCCTTGTGCTGGTTTATCCCTAAGAGGAGGAATTTTGGACGTGTGATGTGCggagagaagactctataactcacagagtggttatgagagtaggtatgaatttattcagcgctgaggtgcatggggataactcctcaaagacatgcacacctgggagctttgtttctccctttttatctctacaaactaggGTTACATGATAcgcctaatacatatttatttcctaaccccgcctgtccccgcttcgtattaaaattagttccacgcctatttgaggctgcgcactgctccttattgatcacttcggtggtcgtcgggggtctttggggatgaagcacatagtcatcctctgagttgaacttttcaacttgtctCCTTGCGCATGCTCTGTTGTTCCTTTGGCCATCTCCTATATCATGTTTCCGTTTTGGGGCCCAAAGAATGCGTAGATAATCAGTACCAGGTGGGCATGACGGTGACCCGagccctaaaggaggaatttagaggtccactggggccagagagaagattgatctgctgggggacttgaaactaatatgtgacagactggtgcttttaaagaagagttctctgttaatatcgtgtgctcttgccaggcacccttgctttattttctctgtctcagtccccccttttctagaaaatcagtaaattcttttacttagCAATACTGAcgctttttcctttcccagtccACCTGCGCTGCCTGCCCATCTCGATACGTATCCCTCATTGCATTACCATAGGCTGCTGCTAGGGAAGTCAGTGCCGCTATCCGTTTTAAcattctccaattccaaacaagcatTGCACTTGATAGCACCAGGCTTATGCCTACTAATGTCAGTATGACAATGATGGGGTGGCAAAGTGTGTTCAAAATCCCAGTTGCAGTCGGCGACCATCCAAAGAGTGCATCCCACCAGTGGTGATTTGTATCTTGGTTTACTCTTTGTAATACTTTGCTTATCTCTTTTACATCATGATAGACAGTAACCAGAGTCTTTTGCCCCTTTTCTTGAATCtctttcaggatttctgtcAGGTCTTGGTGGTTCATTAGTTGTCTTACTAATGTAAGGTTCATTCCAATGGGTGCTGGTGATAACTGATGGTACATTGTGTAATTGGATCTTATCAACTGGTGGGATGTAACCGgtgctaaatatgaaaaatcacacCCTACAATCctaacaaaattacaaatacaaaaattggaATAGTTCCTAGTAGTCAAGGTTACATTGTTATCAtctatttctacagaaacacaTGCAGTTCTTAAACATACACAGCCTAGGCCAATATATACAAGCATAGTCTTTTGACTAGTATCTGGATGAATCTCAAAGTGGCAAATGTTTTGCTCAGTGTCTAGGCATATATCTTGTGCATCGATCATGTTAGTCTCACAGATGAACCCCTGTTGTTCCCGGGTAACACACGATTCCAAATTCACAGTTTGCCACTTTTCATTCATTATCCGGGCCCATGCTCTATGTTCTGAGGGGTAGAGCACtgttttttcatgatttaatCCTAATGCAATAATAGGGTGGATATTATAAATTGTGGCATTGCGTATAGTCAGTACAAAAGTAGTAGCTATTTCGGTGGTAGGGTCATAGGTAAAATTTACCAGAGTCCACcaagactgaagttttctttctaggtTGCTTGCATTGTCCCAGACAATCTTCCGAATTTCAATTGGAAAAGTaccttcatttccctctcttacTACTAGAGCAACAATTGATTGTATCCATAATTGTGCCTGTATGCAGCTGAGGGCTAACGACACATTGTTTTGGGCTATATTTAGTGCGTTTATTATTAGCTTATGGTCCTGGTCCTCAGCTTCTTTCCACTTTGGtagtattttggaaatttcCCATTGGCTAGTTCCTAGTGCTAATAAAGAGGATTGCAGGGGTTGTCTTAGTTTTACCAAATCATTTGTGGCAGTGGCTAATttgttcattaatatttctgaatcgATTCCATTTAAGACCCCCAATCCTGTTCCTAATATTCCAGTTAAATCTCTTCTCATTCTGCCTCTGAAGTGTACTTGCTTTTGTAACCATGTTGTCCAGCCCTCGGATGATGTTCTTAGAAAAGAGGAACAGGCTGGCTgaatctcagaaatgtttgtttgcattagTACTTCAATACGCTTAAGAGACCACTCTGGATTAAATAACAGTTGTTGTTGCCCCGTATTCCTTATTACATATGGGCcaatttcataaattttgtGTTCAATTTTAGGTGGTGTGGTCTGAGCTTGGGTTACAGTTGATTTGGTTGTTGCAATAGGTGtagttgttattttaaatttaaatgtgagCCCTTTGTTACCACGACCCCAAAGGCAGATCACATTCACCGTCTGTACTAACGTAAAATTATACCAACAGTCCGATTTACTTAGACGATCACAAATTTCCCGGTGATAATCTGCAGGAGAAGTCGAGACACTAATTTGAATTGCCTTTTCATAGTTAGTCCCGTTAATCATTCGGCATCCTACTCTGACTACCTCCCCTATAGTCCCTTGAAGGGtccacagcttttgtttctgccaTTCTCGCCTTTCATATATCTGGTTTTCATGCATAACCACGGTTGATAGGTTTAAATCCTTTATGTCGGAATAATTTCCCATGGATCCAGTATACTGAATGAAAGCCTGGGACCAAGGccattcagcatttttctggttaGAGACGCTTTCCAATTCTTGGGTTACACTTATAActacaggcaaaacaaacaaaacaattctacTGATTGGATTCCTGTATGCTAAATTATGGAATATTCTCAACCACAATGTATTCATTATGCCCGagtaagttttaatttcagttcattgTCACCCGGGGTTACTTTCCAAGGAGTTTCTGGAGCCTTCTTCACTCGAGAATGGTGAATCCAGGCGCTCTGTTCCTTGATTTTAACTGCAGTGAAGGTGGTGAGAAGCACCTGGAAcggtccttcccactgtggctccaaagttttttctgcaagagacttaacatacacataatctcCAGGCTGTATGTCATGCACTGGCccatccagccctctgctccgaGTTCCAGCCACATGTTTCTCAATTGCTTTGAGCTGTTTGCTCAAGGCTATCATATAGGcagtcagcctctcctcccctaCTTGGGTGGACAATCCCTTTTGCACACCATATGGTCTTCcgtaaagcatttcaaagggacttaatttttctttagctctAGGCTTGGTTCGGATCCGCAGCAATGCCAGTGGGAGAGATTGTGGCCAGGGTAAATTAGCTTCTTGTCCCAGCCTAacaatttgctgttttattaaatggttcattttttccacttggccACTTGATTGGGGGCGATAAGGGGTATGGAGCTCCCAGTCTATGCCCAGGTGACGACTGATTTGTTgtactatttttgaaataaagtgtggccCCCTATCTGAAGATattgtggctggaactccaaagcGTGGTATTACCTCTTGTAGTAATACTTTGGTTACCTCCCGggctttggcagttctggtgggaaaagcctctggccaccctgaaaatgtatctgttaaaaccagcaagTATCGATACCCCCCTTTTCTTGGGAGTTCTGAAAAGTCAATTTGCCACTGTTGTCCAGGCCCGTGGCCTTTTCCAATTTGAcctagttttggtttgggagtatttttgggtttggtctgGAGGCAAATATCACACTGCCGGGTTACCTGAATGACAGTAGAATATAAATTCCTGGCAGTAATCTTTTCAATTAGATAGTTATACAGGGcttctattccccagtgtgttttctggtGTTCCTCCCTTACTAGAGACCATAACAAATGAGAAGGGATGACTATTATCCCACCTGCAGTAATAGCCCATCCCTCTTGGTTATACTTTCCTCCTTgatcctgaattaattttctatcttttctggTATATACTGGCTTACCTTCCAGGGAGACCTGTCCATCAGGAATTAAGGCTCCCTCGATCGTtatctcaccttttgctgcttcttttgcctctctgtccgccagctcgtttccttcctccaattcagagctcaccttctggtgtgccttgatgtgcataATTGCTACCTGctcaggtagctggactgctTCCAGTAGCCGCAATATTTCCTGAGAATGCttgatgtttttcccttgtgagtTTAAcagtcccctttctttccaaatggctCCGTGTGCGTGTacaaccccaaatgcatatcttgaGTCTGTATAAATGTTTACTTTCCTTCCTTTCGCGATCTCTAGAGCACGGGTTAGAGCGATTATCTCAGCCTTTTGTGCAGAGGTATCTGTTGGTAAGGGTCCAGATTCTATTACCTTTCTGCaggtggtaactgcatacccagcatgtcgCTTTCCACTGATGACGTAGCTGCTCCCATCAGTGAACCAGGTTTCTGCATCATCCAaaggggtgtccttcagatccggGCGGCTGGAGTAGGAGGCTTCgatggtctccaggcagtcGTGGTGTACTGGCTCCCCTTGATTCCCACTGAGGAAAGAAGCTGGGTTGATAATGTTAGTTACAACTATCTCTACATCGTCTTGTTCTACCATGATGGCTTGATATTTCAGGAACCTTTGTGGGGAAAGCCAGTGCCCGCCCTTTACTTCCaagactgcagacactgtgtgagaCACAAATACGGTCATTTTCTGGCCCAGAGTGAATTTGCGTGCCTCTTGAATATTCAGCACCACGGCTGCAACAGCTCTGAGGCATCCCGGCCATCCCTTGGCTGTTGTGTCTAGTTGCTTGGAAAAGTAAGCAACTGCTCTCCGGTATGGACCCAGGTCCTGGGCCAGTATCCCCAGGGCgattccctgcttttcatgggagaacaggaaaaacgGTTTACTTACATTCGGGAGTCCAAGAGCCGGGGCTGACATTAGAGCATTCTTCAGCTGATGAAAGGCTTGCGTGGCCTCTTTTGTCCACTGGAGGTTTCTGTTCCCATTTGTAATGAGTGCATACAGAGGTTTCACGAGCAACCCATAGCTGTGTATCCAGAGCCTACACCATCCCGTCATTCCTAAGAATGTCCGCAGTTCCTTTACCGTTTGAGGCCTCGGGGTTTGGCATATCGCTTCTTTGCGATCTTGCCCTAGGGTCCGCTGTCCCGCACTGATTTCATAACCCAGGTAGATTACCTTTTGCTTCACAACCTGGGCCTTTTTCTTTGATACCCTGTACCCCTGTAGTCCCAGGAAATTTAGAAGACTTACTGTCCAGGCTACACATGCCTCTTTCGTTCGGGTAGCTATGAGGATGTCGTCCACGTACTGCAGTAACTTTCCCTCTTCCGGGGGAGCCTCCCAGGATTCCAAATCTTTGGCAAGTTGCTCCCCAAACAGAGTGGGAGAGTTCTTGAAACCTTGAGGTAGAACTGACCATGTGAGCTGGGATTTGCGCCcgcttttggggttttcccattcaaatgcaaaaattttctggctgtccTCATGGatagggaggcaaaagaaggcaTCTTTCAAGTCtaaaacagtaaaccaagttagctCAGGTGTCAGGCATGTTAACAGAGTGTATGGATTTGCTACCACAGGATAGAGGTCCTCAGTTattttgttaacagcccttaaatcctGTACTATCCGGTATGATCCATCATGTTTCCGGACTGGCAAAATGGGAGTGTTGAACTCAGACTGGCACTCCTTTAACAGCCCTAATTgcaaaaagttttcaattaCGGGACTAATTCCTTCCCTATCTTCCTTTTTCAGGGGGTACTGTTTAATTCTAACGGGTTGTTTCCCTTCCTTAAGTTTGATTACTATAGGAAGTGCATTTTTCGCTCTCCCTGGTACATTGGAGGCCCATACTCCAGGAAACACTTGATTCATTATTTCTTCGCTAATTTCCCCCTCTGTCTGAACAGTTGTCAACATTAAACTTAATGCCTCTATATATTGTTCATCATTTACCTCCAGAGTGACctccccatttttaaatttaatggcTACTTGTAATTGTTCTAGCAAGTCTCTCCCCAAAAGGTGTctcggggagctgggcagataTAGGAATTTATGAATGCCCCATTGCTTTCCAAGCTTATACTttaatggtttacaaaaatatgctttttcaggTTGGCCAGTTGCTCCTATCACTGTAACATAATTCTTCCCCACAGGTGCCAAAGTCTTATTTAAGGCTGAATATGTTGCTCCTGTGTCAACCAGGAATTctacttctttccctttttcccccagttctaATTTTATAACCAGTGGATCTTCTGGGGTGAGATCTACCGGTCCTCTTCAGTCTTCTTCCACATATGCAgtcacctttcctttctctcggTTTCCCTTGTCCCGAAAGCCACCCCGCCTTTGTTCTGGgcattgatttttccagtgaccataTTTCTTACAGATCGCACACTGGTCTCTGCCCAGCCGGGACGGGCCTTGCCTAGGTGGTCTCTGcccacattttcccttctctctctcacttaCAACAGCTACAAGCTTCCTCATTCcttgtttatatccttcttcccggttactaaagACTCTCCACGCCTCATCTAACAAAGTCTCTAAGTTCCTCCCATCTGTTCCTCGAAGCTTTTGAAGTTTACGCCTTATGTCACCTGTAGACTGCCCTAGGAATAGATTAACTAGCTGCTGTATCC
Encoded proteins:
- the LOC120762994 gene encoding uncharacterized protein LOC120762994, which encodes MNTLWLRIFHNLAYRNPISRIVLFVLPVVISVTQELESVSNQKNAEWPWSQAFIQYTGSMGNYSDIKDLNLSTVVMHENQIYERREWQKQKLWTLQGTIGEVVRVGCRMINGTNYEKAIQISVSTSPADYHREICDRLSKSDCWYNFTLVQTVNVICLWGRGNKGLTFKFKITTTPIATTKSTVTQAQTTPPKIEHKIYEIGPYVIRNTGQQQLLFNPEWSLKRIEVLMQTNISEIQPACSSFLRTSSEGWTTWLQKQVHFRGRMRRDLTGILGTGLGVLNGIDSEILMNKLATATNDLVKLRQPLQSSLLALGTSQWEISKILPKWKEAEDQDHKLIINALNIAQNNVSLALSCIQAQLWIQSIVALVVREGNEGTFPIEIRKIVWDNASNLERKLQSWWTLGSGHRHAHLVLIIYAFFGPQNGNMI